The Syngnathoides biaculeatus isolate LvHL_M chromosome 6, ASM1980259v1, whole genome shotgun sequence genome has a window encoding:
- the roraa gene encoding nuclear receptor ROR-alpha A isoform X2: MMVIFQAGQCTSAQIEIIPCKICGDKSSGIHYGVITCEGCKGFFRRSQQSNAAYSCPRQKNCLIDRTSRNRCQHCRLQKCLAVGMSRDAVKFGRMSKKQRDSLYAEVQKHRLQQQQRDHQQQPGEAEPLTPSYGLSANGLTELHDDLSGYMDGHTPDGTKPDSAVSSFYLDIQPSPDQSGLDINGIKPEPICDFAPGSGFFPYCSFTNGETSPTVSMAELEHLAQNISKSHMETCQYLREELQQMTWQAFLQEEVESYQSKPREVMWQLCAIKITEAIQYVVEFAKRIDGFMELCQNDQIVLLKAGSLEVVFVRMCRAFDSQNNTVYFDGKYAGPDVFKSLGCDDLISSVFEFGKNLCSMHLSEDEIALFSAFVLMSADRSWLQEKVKVEKLQQKIQLALQHVLQKNHREDGILTKLICKVSTLRALCSRHTEKLTAFKAIYPDIVRAHFPPLYKELFGSDFEQSMPVDG, encoded by the exons ATGATGGTTATATTCCAGGCGGGACAGTGTACTAGTG CTCAAATCGAAATAATTCCCTGCAAGATCTGTGGAGACAAATCATCAGGCATCCATTACGGTGTGATAACATGTGAAGGCTGTAAG GGCTTCTTCAGGAGGAGTCAGCAGAGCAATGCAGCCTACTCGTGCCCCCGTCAGAAGAATTGCCTGATCGACCGCACCAGCCGCAACCGCTGCCAGCACTGCCGGCTGCAGAAGTGCCTGGCGGTGGGCATGTCACGAGATG CGGTGAAGTTTGGCCGCATGTCCAAGAAGCAGCGAGACAGCCTCTACGCTGAGGTCCAGAAGCACCggctccagcagcagcagcgggaCCACCAACAGCAGCCCGGGGAGGCGGAGCCTCTCACACCCAGCTACGGCCTCTCGGCCAACGGCCTCACGGAGCTCCACGACGACCTCAGCGGTTATATGGACGGCCACACCCCCGACGGCACCAAACCGGACTCGGCCGTCAGCAGCTTCTACCTGGATATCCAGCCCTCCCCGGACCAGTCCGGCCTGGACATCAACGGCATCAAGCCCGAGCCCATCTGCGACTTTGCCCCCGGCTCTGGCTTCTTCCCTTATTGCTCCTTCACCAACGGAGAAACCTCCCCGACCGTGTCCATGGCAGAACTCG AGCACTTGGCCCAAAATATCTCCAAATCACACATGGAGACATGTCAGTACCTgagagaagaactgcagcagaTGACCTGGCAAGCCTTCctgcaggaggaggtggagagcTACCAGAGCAAG CCGCGGGAAGTCATGTGGCAGCTGTGTGCCATCAAAATAACCGAGGCCATTCAGTATGTGGTGGAGTTCGCCAAGCGCATCGATGGCTTCATGGAGCTGTGTCAGAACGATCAGATAGTGCTGCTCAAAGCAG GCTCTTTGGAAGTCGTGTTTGTCAGAATGTGTCGTGCCTTTGACTCGCAAAACAACACGGTCTATTTTGACGGAAAGTACGCCGGGCCAGATGTGTTCAAGTCATTAG GCTGTGACGACTTGATCAGCTCCGTCTTCGAGTTTGGGAAAAACTTGTGTTCGATGCACCTGTCTGAGGATGAGATCGCCCTGTTCTCTGCCTTTGTGTTGATGTCTGCTG ACCGATCCTGGCTCCAGGAGAAGGTGAAAGTGGAGAAACTTCAGCAGAAGATTCAGTTGGCTCTCCAGCACGTCCTGCAGAAGAACCACAGAGAGGACGGTATTCTTACAAAG TTGATATGCAAAGTGTCGACACTGCGGGCGCTGTGCAGTAGGCATACAGAAAAGCTTACGGCTTTCAAAGCAATATACCCAGACATTGTGCGCGCCCACTTCCCCCCCTTATATAAGGAGCTGTTCGGATCAGACTTTGAGCAGTCCATGCCCGTTGACGGGTAG
- the roraa gene encoding nuclear receptor ROR-alpha A isoform X4 — protein MFRVFREAQIEIIPCKICGDKSSGIHYGVITCEGCKGFFRRSQQSNAAYSCPRQKNCLIDRTSRNRCQHCRLQKCLAVGMSRDAVKFGRMSKKQRDSLYAEVQKHRLQQQQRDHQQQPGEAEPLTPSYGLSANGLTELHDDLSGYMDGHTPDGTKPDSAVSSFYLDIQPSPDQSGLDINGIKPEPICDFAPGSGFFPYCSFTNGETSPTVSMAELEHLAQNISKSHMETCQYLREELQQMTWQAFLQEEVESYQSKPREVMWQLCAIKITEAIQYVVEFAKRIDGFMELCQNDQIVLLKAGSLEVVFVRMCRAFDSQNNTVYFDGKYAGPDVFKSLGCDDLISSVFEFGKNLCSMHLSEDEIALFSAFVLMSADRSWLQEKVKVEKLQQKIQLALQHVLQKNHREDGILTKLICKVSTLRALCSRHTEKLTAFKAIYPDIVRAHFPPLYKELFGSDFEQSMPVDG, from the exons CTCAAATCGAAATAATTCCCTGCAAGATCTGTGGAGACAAATCATCAGGCATCCATTACGGTGTGATAACATGTGAAGGCTGTAAG GGCTTCTTCAGGAGGAGTCAGCAGAGCAATGCAGCCTACTCGTGCCCCCGTCAGAAGAATTGCCTGATCGACCGCACCAGCCGCAACCGCTGCCAGCACTGCCGGCTGCAGAAGTGCCTGGCGGTGGGCATGTCACGAGATG CGGTGAAGTTTGGCCGCATGTCCAAGAAGCAGCGAGACAGCCTCTACGCTGAGGTCCAGAAGCACCggctccagcagcagcagcgggaCCACCAACAGCAGCCCGGGGAGGCGGAGCCTCTCACACCCAGCTACGGCCTCTCGGCCAACGGCCTCACGGAGCTCCACGACGACCTCAGCGGTTATATGGACGGCCACACCCCCGACGGCACCAAACCGGACTCGGCCGTCAGCAGCTTCTACCTGGATATCCAGCCCTCCCCGGACCAGTCCGGCCTGGACATCAACGGCATCAAGCCCGAGCCCATCTGCGACTTTGCCCCCGGCTCTGGCTTCTTCCCTTATTGCTCCTTCACCAACGGAGAAACCTCCCCGACCGTGTCCATGGCAGAACTCG AGCACTTGGCCCAAAATATCTCCAAATCACACATGGAGACATGTCAGTACCTgagagaagaactgcagcagaTGACCTGGCAAGCCTTCctgcaggaggaggtggagagcTACCAGAGCAAG CCGCGGGAAGTCATGTGGCAGCTGTGTGCCATCAAAATAACCGAGGCCATTCAGTATGTGGTGGAGTTCGCCAAGCGCATCGATGGCTTCATGGAGCTGTGTCAGAACGATCAGATAGTGCTGCTCAAAGCAG GCTCTTTGGAAGTCGTGTTTGTCAGAATGTGTCGTGCCTTTGACTCGCAAAACAACACGGTCTATTTTGACGGAAAGTACGCCGGGCCAGATGTGTTCAAGTCATTAG GCTGTGACGACTTGATCAGCTCCGTCTTCGAGTTTGGGAAAAACTTGTGTTCGATGCACCTGTCTGAGGATGAGATCGCCCTGTTCTCTGCCTTTGTGTTGATGTCTGCTG ACCGATCCTGGCTCCAGGAGAAGGTGAAAGTGGAGAAACTTCAGCAGAAGATTCAGTTGGCTCTCCAGCACGTCCTGCAGAAGAACCACAGAGAGGACGGTATTCTTACAAAG TTGATATGCAAAGTGTCGACACTGCGGGCGCTGTGCAGTAGGCATACAGAAAAGCTTACGGCTTTCAAAGCAATATACCCAGACATTGTGCGCGCCCACTTCCCCCCCTTATATAAGGAGCTGTTCGGATCAGACTTTGAGCAGTCCATGCCCGTTGACGGGTAG
- the roraa gene encoding nuclear receptor ROR-alpha A isoform X3 — protein sequence MMYFVISAMKAQIEIIPCKICGDKSSGIHYGVITCEGCKGFFRRSQQSNAAYSCPRQKNCLIDRTSRNRCQHCRLQKCLAVGMSRDAVKFGRMSKKQRDSLYAEVQKHRLQQQQRDHQQQPGEAEPLTPSYGLSANGLTELHDDLSGYMDGHTPDGTKPDSAVSSFYLDIQPSPDQSGLDINGIKPEPICDFAPGSGFFPYCSFTNGETSPTVSMAELEHLAQNISKSHMETCQYLREELQQMTWQAFLQEEVESYQSKPREVMWQLCAIKITEAIQYVVEFAKRIDGFMELCQNDQIVLLKAGSLEVVFVRMCRAFDSQNNTVYFDGKYAGPDVFKSLGCDDLISSVFEFGKNLCSMHLSEDEIALFSAFVLMSADRSWLQEKVKVEKLQQKIQLALQHVLQKNHREDGILTKLICKVSTLRALCSRHTEKLTAFKAIYPDIVRAHFPPLYKELFGSDFEQSMPVDG from the exons CTCAAATCGAAATAATTCCCTGCAAGATCTGTGGAGACAAATCATCAGGCATCCATTACGGTGTGATAACATGTGAAGGCTGTAAG GGCTTCTTCAGGAGGAGTCAGCAGAGCAATGCAGCCTACTCGTGCCCCCGTCAGAAGAATTGCCTGATCGACCGCACCAGCCGCAACCGCTGCCAGCACTGCCGGCTGCAGAAGTGCCTGGCGGTGGGCATGTCACGAGATG CGGTGAAGTTTGGCCGCATGTCCAAGAAGCAGCGAGACAGCCTCTACGCTGAGGTCCAGAAGCACCggctccagcagcagcagcgggaCCACCAACAGCAGCCCGGGGAGGCGGAGCCTCTCACACCCAGCTACGGCCTCTCGGCCAACGGCCTCACGGAGCTCCACGACGACCTCAGCGGTTATATGGACGGCCACACCCCCGACGGCACCAAACCGGACTCGGCCGTCAGCAGCTTCTACCTGGATATCCAGCCCTCCCCGGACCAGTCCGGCCTGGACATCAACGGCATCAAGCCCGAGCCCATCTGCGACTTTGCCCCCGGCTCTGGCTTCTTCCCTTATTGCTCCTTCACCAACGGAGAAACCTCCCCGACCGTGTCCATGGCAGAACTCG AGCACTTGGCCCAAAATATCTCCAAATCACACATGGAGACATGTCAGTACCTgagagaagaactgcagcagaTGACCTGGCAAGCCTTCctgcaggaggaggtggagagcTACCAGAGCAAG CCGCGGGAAGTCATGTGGCAGCTGTGTGCCATCAAAATAACCGAGGCCATTCAGTATGTGGTGGAGTTCGCCAAGCGCATCGATGGCTTCATGGAGCTGTGTCAGAACGATCAGATAGTGCTGCTCAAAGCAG GCTCTTTGGAAGTCGTGTTTGTCAGAATGTGTCGTGCCTTTGACTCGCAAAACAACACGGTCTATTTTGACGGAAAGTACGCCGGGCCAGATGTGTTCAAGTCATTAG GCTGTGACGACTTGATCAGCTCCGTCTTCGAGTTTGGGAAAAACTTGTGTTCGATGCACCTGTCTGAGGATGAGATCGCCCTGTTCTCTGCCTTTGTGTTGATGTCTGCTG ACCGATCCTGGCTCCAGGAGAAGGTGAAAGTGGAGAAACTTCAGCAGAAGATTCAGTTGGCTCTCCAGCACGTCCTGCAGAAGAACCACAGAGAGGACGGTATTCTTACAAAG TTGATATGCAAAGTGTCGACACTGCGGGCGCTGTGCAGTAGGCATACAGAAAAGCTTACGGCTTTCAAAGCAATATACCCAGACATTGTGCGCGCCCACTTCCCCCCCTTATATAAGGAGCTGTTCGGATCAGACTTTGAGCAGTCCATGCCCGTTGACGGGTAG